The region CACAATAtatgaatttaatatttaactttgaaACATAAGAGACAGGTTATCTGATAGATTTATACCAGCTTACTTCGGAAGCATATCCCACCTCATGCTAGATCCAGCtgcattaaaagtaaaaattaatggCAAACTATAAATTTTAAGATCATTTGCTTCACACATAAACACAGACTAGCTGCATGGTGGTCTCAAGAGATCTCAAGTCTTGCTGACATGCATATAGGATACAACTTATTACAGGTTCATAACATTTGCTTCTCAATTCACATAAAAGAGCAAATTGCTGTggctttgctttttaatttttttttcttttttttttttttttaagagagagaggagccactcttgcccaggctggagtgcagtggctaacTGCAGTctctcactcctgggctcaagggatcttccagcctcagcttcctgaatagttgggactacaagcacaagcCACTGTACACAGCTGCTTTGTTATCTTCTACATATATACCAAAGGGATAAGTTAGGAACACCAGAAACTCAGTAGTAACTCACTTTAACCTTGCTTCTGGGGCTCCAATTCAAGTGATGCTCAATTTCAAGGTACAAGGAAAACCATGAGAATATAAAGTCATAATGCCATTTCCACTCAGATGAAAAGATTTATCTATCTTTAGATACTCAAAATTATTCTTGGCATTTTAGCACTTTTGGTACACATTTCCTGATGTAGGAAATAGTAAAATTTCAGAGCCTATGGCATTGGCTTTCACCACCTATGCAATTTTCTACACATCTGAAAATTACCAGTTTATCTAACTCCTTAAATGTTCCTctcttcaacaacaaaaaacacaaaacaaaaattgctgGAAGAAACAGGAAGCATCCAGGTCCAAATGACAGCATAACAGGCTATGAAGAAACAGGGCTTAAGTGCCCATCTAGAACAAGATGGTCTAGATTACAATAAGGACCCCATGGGACAGAACATCAAAACATTCAACTTTCAAGTAAATGTCTTGgaagtaaacatttaaaatttataggACTTCCTCTGGCATGTAGGTATGATATTAGAAGAGTTTCCTTTGACAAAGGACAATGACCCAAGaagtaggttttttttgttttgttttgttttttttaaataaaggagagacagtctcactctgttgcccaggctggaatacagtggtgtgatcatagctcactgcagcctcttttaactcctgggctcaagcgatccttccaacctcagcattctgagtagctgggatcacaggtgctccccatcacaccctgctaatttaattttctttgtagagacagggtcttgctatgttgcctaagctggtcttgaactcctgggctcaagtgatcctcccgcctcagcctcccagtgttaggattacgggagtgagccactgcctctGCCTTCAGGTAGCAGTTTTATTAGCAAACTATAAGCCTAAAGTAATAGTTAAAATTCTCACTGTGATATTCATTACTAACCCCTGAACCTGTACCCTTCAGCTTACCACTACAGTACTTCTGTAGTAGAGCGAGCATGGGTTTTGGTATCAGACAGGTCCGAATTTGAATTCTGATTCTACCTTTCATTTACCAAATGACTTTGGGCAaagtacttaacctctctgagctttagttccCTTCtctgtaaaagaataaaatatttcagtcttATCGTATAGATGATATACAGAGGGCACATAACAAATGTTAGATCTCTCAAATGTTTTTCTGTAACCCAAATATGCTTACAACTGATTAAAGAATGTTCTAACAAATTGAATTTGTTGTTCTCTCAGAAGGAACAAGTTGGTTGGAGTCATACACTAACACCTTGACAGGCCAAATGGAACTTGTGGCCTAAGCTAGAGAAATATTGAAGACTAACATGTAATTTGCACCTTTTGGATACTGTCCGGAGAGCAAACAGGTGGCTCTAGCCTCTTTTATGAAGCATGGGTCTCTTtcaagggaattaaatggaatctttTAACCATTCCCACCCATCTCTCAcctccagtttttaaaaggctGAGTACCGGGCTCGGTCCACATACTGCTCCCGTTCATACCGGGCCATGTCATACAGAGAATTCCGTGTAGCTGCGGAAGCCTGAGATAACTCACTCTCTGGCCCATAACCGTAGCCCTCTCCAACTGTGGGGAGCATGGCTGCAGCACGACGCAGTGGGCTCCTGTCCCTTCCATAGTAGGAGGAAGTGGTGGCTGCAGCAGCAGCCATAGCAGCTGAAGTGGCAGCAGCGCCAGAGTTTGGCAATAGGTGTCTGTCATAGGGATCAACAGAAGTAGAGTTGAGGTGGCTGGTCACAGTTGTGCTTTGGACTTGAGGCAGATGGGACATGGTCTGCTCTGCGTAGTTGTATGCAGAAGCCGCTGCCGCCGCTGCTACTGCCTCATAAGAGCGGACCCGGTATCGCTTATAGTAGTCGAGTGCTCCATATGCATCGTTGTAATACATGGATTCCCCGTAGCCCATGGTGTAAGGTGTTCGAACTGCTCCATATTGTTCATTATACTGCTCAGTAAAGTCTGCCACACGACCCGTACGATCTACTGGGCACTCTTTGGACCAGTGCCCTTCTTTCCCACACCGATAGCAGCCACTCTGGTCTCCCATACCAGGGGCAGTCCGAAGCCGGCTTGTGGACAACTGCACATGCATTCTTTTGCCTTGAGGGAACAGAtgtaagaaaatttattttaactcaCTTGacattctttttcctctcctccccaaATGAAAGTAAACTAGTTGTCATAAGACACATAGACGCACACACCTGTGACCCTATTTCAGCAACCTCCTTTAAAAAGtagttgaagttttttttttttttttttgagacggagtttccctcctgttgcccaggctggagtgcagtggcacaatctcagctcactgcaacctccacctcctggattcaagcaattctcctgcctcagcctcccgagtagctgggattacaggcatgcgctgccatgcctggctaattttgtatttttagtagagacagggtttctccatgttggtcaggctggtctcaaactcccgacctcgggtgatccgcccgccttggcctcccaaagtgttgggattacaggcgtgagccattgcaccctgcCAGTAGTTGAAGTTTAATACAGATGAGAGCTAGAAAATTTGATTCCTCAGAGACCAGTCAATACTTTGTATTTAGGCCAGGAATAGACCAGACTCCCTCCTGCTTCTGTCTCCACAACTTTCCTTTTTCCCCTTATACACAACAATTGGAAAAGTTTCCACTTCTCACTGCTAAGACTGTTATTACTTGTAATGATTCAAATTCTGCCAATACTTCCAAAATCAACCAACAAAACCTCAGTTAAGCCAGATTTGGAAGGCATCTTGCCCATCTCTCACTGATTGACTAAGGATTAAGGCCTGAGTATTTACTACTGCTTAAAAACCATATCAATCGTCCATCCATCTTGTTTCCTCCAGCTATTTTTGCAGATGTCACCAGAAGGCTCCAATGATGGGTACACAAACCATACCTGGCTTGTCATCTGCTTCATCTCTAGTATCTCTGGGAGTTACAAGACCTTTCAGATTTCAGCTTAGCCCACCCCCCTAAGGTTACTGTGGAAAGCTACCTGACCAAGGTCTCTCAACAACAAGAATTAGATCTTGAAACAGTACTGGTTTCTTAGGGACAGTGTCTTGACATGTAATGAAATGACTGGCATTTCATCCTGCCATGTAACTTACAATTGTTTATAGGGATTAACAACTAGTTAGAAAAATGCAGCATTTGCCTAGAGACCTCTAGGAACCCACACAAATGGGCCACATCCATTTCGGCTTCCAGGAAATGACCAGCACTGAGGAACAgctaagagaagaaaacaatctTTGCCCAGGGATTGTGAACCACCAAACCCATGGACCCTTACTGATGAAAGCATCTGAAGTCTTTAAAAGCAGTTAAAGAAAAGGAGTATTCCTGGCATTATTTAGTCCCAGGTTGCACAAGACTCTCCTGGAGATCAAGTCAGTGCTTTCCAAATTGTAGCCAAAAGAAAatgcacgggaggctgaggcaggagaattgcttgaacccgggaggtggaggttgcagtgagtggagatcataccactgcactcctgcctgggcaacagtgtgagactccatctcaaaaaaaaaaaaaaatggaaaacgcAGTCAGTACAGATACAAAGAACAGGGCTTCTCATTACTCTTAAGAACTGCTGAGAACAAATCCCCCCTCTGCAATCAGCAAGTTGCTCTCTAACAGACCTTCTTCTGGATGCAGCTATGCGAGAGGAAGCCTTGTGCTCCACCATCCTGTTGGAAATAGCCCTATTGAGGACGGCAGCCAGAACAGTGCCATGCACTGACCCTGAGAGGGGAGTGGGTTAGTGCAGCAATATCACTTTAGTCAAATTCCTTCTGCCCAATGTCAAAGAGTCCTATCACTCCAGTTTCTAGCAGAAACAAAAGTGCTCAGGCTTTATACCTCCAACTGCTAGGAGACAGGCAGCATCCACTATCACCAACAGAGTCAGCAGATACCCAAAATGGCACTAAATCTCTAAAAGCATTTTGCCATCCCATTGTTTTCAGAGATTTAAATGCTCCTAATTGTTAGATGTTAGGGGCCACAATGCTAACTGTGCTTTGAACAGAAACACAGATTTCTGCCACAATTTATATCTCAAATGCATAGTTCCCTATAATTTAGACTAAAAGATTATAAATGACTTGGCTTTCAAATATACATGGTGACATTAAGCTATGTGACAGACACAAACTATGCTCCAATTGTGAAGTCAGAGTGACCACGACAGTCTAAAAAGGAGCCAATCCAGAGACctaaaagtaacatttttaacaaaaaaattcaattaaatttgCACTTTACTTTTATAGATTCTGGGTCCATTTTTTGgagaaacaaaaccaagcaaTTTTACCTTGATGTTTTTTAACTAAATCCAATCTTCATTCCTGCTTTTATTTAGAGGGTGGGAAATCAAGTTTATCTGTGGCAAAATCTACCTCTGTGTAGTTGTGAAAAGGATGCAGGTATCAATTTTTTTGTTgcgtttgtttgatttttgagacatagttttgctctgtcgcccaggctggagtgcagtggtgaaatctcggctcactgcaacctccacctcgcgggttcaagcaattccctgcctcagcctcccgagtagctgagattacaggcacctgccaccattgGTGTGGTTTTaaagcaatttttgtatttttagcagagatggggtttcatcatcttggccaggctggtcttgaactcctgatgtcgtgatccacccgcctcggccccctcaaagtgctgggattacaggcgtgagccactgcacctggcccaattttttaACCTAGAACTAAACAAATCTATAATAGGGGTGAcgggtttaaaaaaattttcaaacagtTTCtccaagctgggtgtggtagctcatatctgtaatcccagcactttgggaggctgaggtgagccaaTCACCTGAGGCGAgccaatcacctgaggccagaagttcgagaccagcctggccaacatggcgaaaccccctctctactaaaaaaatacaaaacattagctgggcatggtggcacatgcctgcagtcccagctacttgggaagctgaggcacaagaatcacttgaacccgggaggcggaggctgcagtgagctgagattgtgccactgcactccagcctaggcaatagagcaagactatctcaaaaaaaaaaaaaaaaaaaaacccac is a window of Gorilla gorilla gorilla isolate KB3781 chromosome 9, NHGRI_mGorGor1-v2.1_pri, whole genome shotgun sequence DNA encoding:
- the RBM4B gene encoding RNA-binding protein 4B; the protein is MVKLFIGNLPREATEQEIRSLFEQYGKVLECDIIKNYGFVHIEDKTAAEDAIRNLHHYKLHGVNINVEASKNKSKASTKLHVGNISPTCTNQELRAKFEEYGPVIECDIVKDYAFVHMERAEDAVEAIRGLDNTEFQGKRMHVQLSTSRLRTAPGMGDQSGCYRCGKEGHWSKECPVDRTGRVADFTEQYNEQYGAVRTPYTMGYGESMYYNDAYGALDYYKRYRVRSYEAVAAAAAASAYNYAEQTMSHLPQVQSTTVTSHLNSTSVDPYDRHLLPNSGAAATSAAMAAAAATTSSYYGRDRSPLRRAAAMLPTVGEGYGYGPESELSQASAATRNSLYDMARYEREQYVDRARYSAF